GATCGGCGCGGCCGTGGTGATCGCCCAGACGCCTGATGCCTGGCCCATGTGAGCGCGATCGAATCAATTTTGATAGCTGCTCGCGCTTGCAGCATATGCGGTAGAGGTCATTTCAATGCGTTTTCAAGATCCCTTTGAATTCTTGAGAGTCTTCGGCTCCGGAGCAACCGCCGCGCGGCTGGGTCAGGCCATCGGCGTATCCCCAAAGGTCGCAGCCCGCATGGCAAAGCAGAACGGCCACACACCGCTGCTTTGTGAAAAGCCCATCCCAGGCCTGGAGCACTTGCCCGGGCTTCCTGCCTTTGCAGTCACAAGCCGCACCCGTGCAGGCGGCACTGTCCACCAGATCGACTGCACGACATCCGGCGACAGCCCCGGCTATCGCTCTCTGCTCATCCACCGCAGTGCGCTGCATTGCGATGACGACCCTCAAGAGGATGAAACCAATGTCTAAGCACCTTTGCGCAATCGCGCTGGCCGCCTGCTCTGTGCTCTTGCTGCTGTTCTGGGTCACTGGCCCTGCCCAGGCAGATGAAGAGCCCACCGAATCCCCATCCACCGCCCGCGCAGTCCACATGGCTGCGCGCGATGCCTTCGCCTGCCCCGGCATGCACGCCGAGTGGCTGGATGAAAAGACCGTTCAATGCCTGAAAGTGACTCAATGAGCAGATCCCCCAGCGAAGCCAGCCGCGACTTCACCGTGCGCGGCTGGCAAGTCCTCTCCCCTGCAGAGCGTGCCGAGCGCGAAGCCCAGCAGCATCAGCCGGACAGCGACAGCTACACGCCACCCTCGGATTGCTATGACGGCGAGGAGCTGAAGCGCACACCGGGCATCCCAGATTCCCGATTCCGCGCCTTTGAGCTGCCCAGCCGGGCCCATGGACAGCTGAACTACCCCAACGGCACGCGAGTCCCTTTCCCTGAACCCGCTAACGAAACCGCCCGCTGATAAGCGGGTTTCGCATTTTTTGGAGCTCAAATGTTCAAGAACATGATCATTTACCGCTATGCCGAGAGCTGGCAAGCCGACCTGCAGGAGCTGGAGGATGCCCTGCGAAAGACAGTCTTCGAGGAATGCGGCGCCACCCAAGAGCGCTCCGTGGGCTGGGTGCCGCCGCGCGGAGAGGAGCACGGCCCGCTGGTCGAATCCGTGGCCGGTCAATTGGTAATGCGCTTCATGACCGAGGCCAAGGTGCTGCCGGCCAGCGTGCTCAATCGCAAGGTCAACGAGAAAGCCGAGCACATCGAAAAGACCGAAGGCCGCAAGCCCGGCAAGAAGGAAAAGAAGGATCTCAAGGACGAGGCCAAGCTGGACCTGCTGCCCGTGGCCTTCACCAAGCAGGGCAGCATGTGGGTCTGGATCGACCCGCAGGCGCGCACGCTGGTGCTCGATACCAGCGCCCAGGGCCGCGCTGATGAGGTGGTCACGCTGCTGGTCGAAGGCCTGCCAGGCTTCGCCCTGGCTCTGCTGGATACCCAGACCAGCCCACAGGCGGCCATGGCGCATTGGCTGATGACGCAGGAGCCGCCCGCCGGCTTCACCGCCGACCGCGAAACGGAGCTGAAGGCTGCGGACGAGTCCAAGGCTGTGGTGCGCTACGCCCGTCACCCGCTGGATATTGATGAAGTCCGCCAGCACATCGAGCACGGGAAGCTGCCCACCAAGCTGGCAATGACCTGGGACGACCGCGTGAGCTTTGTGTTGACCGAAGGCCTGCAGATCAAGAACATCACGCTGCTGGATGCAGTCATGGACGGCAACAGCAAGGATGACAGCGGATTTGATACCGATGTAGCCATTGCCACCGGTGAGCTGTCGCGCCTGATCCCCGATCTGATCGAGGTCCTGGGTGGAGAAGGCCGCACCGCGCTGGGCGACGGACTGCCTGCATCGCTTCAGAACGCGCCCGCTGCGGAAACCCCGCCTGCTCGCACTGCCAGGGCCGCACCCGCCCCGCACTGCGAAGCTGCTGGCGATGGTCCGGACCCGCTTTATGCCGAAGCCGTGGAGCTGGTGCGCAAGGACCGGAAGCCCAGCATTTCCTATGTGCAGCGCAAGCTGTTGATTGGCTACAACCGCGCCGCCGCTTTGCTGGAGCGCATGCAGGTCGAGGGACTGGTGTCGCGCATGGATGCCAGCGGCAAGCGCACCCTCTTGGAGCCGACCACCTAGGCGCCCAGCGCCAGCAGCTGCAAGCCTATTCATAGATCTTCATGAATTGGGCTTTTTGTCTGCATCAATGAATCACAGCCCGCCACTGAGCGGGCTTTTTGCTTTCTGGAGCCCTATGCTTACCCCTCAATTTGTGCTGGCCCTGGCTGCCAAGCTGGTCATTGACTTGTTTGCCGGTGGCGGTGGAGCCAGCACAGGCATTGAGCAGGCCATCGGCCGCCCGGTTGATGATGCGATCAACCATGATGCCGACGCCATCGGCATGCATACAGTCAATCACCCTCAGACGCGCCACCATCGCGCAGACATCCGTGAAGTTTGCCCGCGCACTGTCACAGGCGGCCGGCCGGTGGGCCTGCTGCACGCTTCGCCGGACTGCACGCATCACAGCCAGGCACTCGGCGGGCAGCCTCGCTCGACCGAGAT
This window of the Comamonas testosteroni genome carries:
- a CDS encoding recombination-associated protein RdgC: MFKNMIIYRYAESWQADLQELEDALRKTVFEECGATQERSVGWVPPRGEEHGPLVESVAGQLVMRFMTEAKVLPASVLNRKVNEKAEHIEKTEGRKPGKKEKKDLKDEAKLDLLPVAFTKQGSMWVWIDPQARTLVLDTSAQGRADEVVTLLVEGLPGFALALLDTQTSPQAAMAHWLMTQEPPAGFTADRETELKAADESKAVVRYARHPLDIDEVRQHIEHGKLPTKLAMTWDDRVSFVLTEGLQIKNITLLDAVMDGNSKDDSGFDTDVAIATGELSRLIPDLIEVLGGEGRTALGDGLPASLQNAPAAETPPARTARAAPAPHCEAAGDGPDPLYAEAVELVRKDRKPSISYVQRKLLIGYNRAAALLERMQVEGLVSRMDASGKRTLLEPTT